A portion of the Musa acuminata AAA Group cultivar baxijiao chromosome BXJ1-1, Cavendish_Baxijiao_AAA, whole genome shotgun sequence genome contains these proteins:
- the LOC135677351 gene encoding cell division cycle 20.2, cofactor of APC complex-like isoform X1, which yields MASCRSRRVEYDRFIPFRSAMDMDFARCALTMPSRPQRDGSIESPSSVAYQKLLVQCILKNRSRIFAFKSAPESPAHKVSQFDEDNRPHKKQQRRIPKDADRVLAAYDILDDDRLNLLDWGSNNMLAIGLNDKVCLWNAANKSSTEFSRALEDNSPVTSISWSPDGKVLAVALGNSDLDLVDAATRRVLVGIQGDSHSFVCSLAWRSNAILTVGRSDGSIVDYDIRKDDRAICDYRGHRLEVCSLKWTELFGRYLASGGKDKLVHIWDTRMAVANHHPRQHQLLHKISNHTSTVRALDWCPTRSNLLASGGGRNDHCIKFWNAVNGVCLNSIDTGSEVCALLWDKNKSELLTSHGFPNNQLTLWNYISMTRKAELFGHSSRVLYLAGSPLGGVVASAAEDETLKFWNVFETPKPPKPEANTVPFAQFSVIR from the coding sequence ATGGCTTCTTGTCGTTCCAGGCGTGTGGAGTACGACCGCTTCATCCCGTTCCGATCGGCGATGGACATGGACTTCGCGCGCTGTGCTCTAACCATGCCTTCCAGACCTCAGCGTGATGGTTCGATAGAATCCCCATCGAGTGTGGCGTACCAAAAACTTCTTGTTCAATGTATTTTGAAGAACAGATCTCGCATCTTCGCATTCAAGAGTGCACCCGAATCACCGGCCCACAAGGTGTCCCAATTTGACGAGGACAATCGACCGCACAAGAAGCAACAGAGGCGAATCCCAAAAGATGCAGATAGGGTTTTGGCTGCTTATGATATCTTAGATGATGATAGGTTGAATCTActcgactggggaagcaataaCATGTTGGCGATTGGCCTCAATGACAAAGTGTGCCTATGGAATGCTGCGAATAAGTCTAGTACGGAGTTTTCACGAGCCCTAGAAGACAACAGCCCTGTCACTAGCATCAGCTGGTCCCCAGACGGCAAAGTTCTAGCTGTGGCATTAGGCAATTCAGATTTAGATCTGGTTGATGCAGCAACAAGACGTGTGTTGGTTGGGATCCAAGGTGACAGCCACTCCTTTGTTTGTTCACTTGCGTGGAGAAGTAATGCAATCTTGACGGTTGGGAGATCCGATGGTAGTATTGTTGATTATGACATTAGAAAAGATGACCGGGCCATCTGTGACTATAGAGGGCATCGACTAGAagtttgtagtcttaaatggACCGAGTTGTTTGGGCGGTATCTGGCAAGCGGAGGGAAGGACAAACTTGTGCACATATGGGACACCCGCATGGCTGTTGCAAATCACCATCCGCGCCAACATCAATTGCTTCACAAGATCAGCAACCACACTTCCACTGTGAGGGCCCTTGATTGGTGCCCTACCAGGAGCAATCtgctggcttctggtggaggACGCAATGATCATTGCATTAAGTTTTGGAATGCTGTTAATGGTGTTTGCTTGAACTCGATTGATACCGGTTCTGAAGTTTGTGCGTTGTTGTGGGACAAGAACAAATCTGAATTGCTGACCTCCCATGGGTTTCCAAACAATCAACTCACCCTGTGGAATTACATATCCATGACGAGAAAAGCTGAGCTTTTTGGTCATTCATCACGTGTTCTTTACTTGGCTGGGAGCCCATTGGGaggtgtagtagcttctgcagCAGAAGATGAGACACTCAAGTTCTGGAATGTCTTTGAGACTCCCAAACCACCAAAACCTGAAGCAAACACTGTGCCCTTTGCCCAATTTAGTGTCATAAGATGA
- the LOC135677351 gene encoding cell division cycle 20.2, cofactor of APC complex-like isoform X2, whose protein sequence is MDMDFARCALTMPSRPQRDGSIESPSSVAYQKLLVQCILKNRSRIFAFKSAPESPAHKVSQFDEDNRPHKKQQRRIPKDADRVLAAYDILDDDRLNLLDWGSNNMLAIGLNDKVCLWNAANKSSTEFSRALEDNSPVTSISWSPDGKVLAVALGNSDLDLVDAATRRVLVGIQGDSHSFVCSLAWRSNAILTVGRSDGSIVDYDIRKDDRAICDYRGHRLEVCSLKWTELFGRYLASGGKDKLVHIWDTRMAVANHHPRQHQLLHKISNHTSTVRALDWCPTRSNLLASGGGRNDHCIKFWNAVNGVCLNSIDTGSEVCALLWDKNKSELLTSHGFPNNQLTLWNYISMTRKAELFGHSSRVLYLAGSPLGGVVASAAEDETLKFWNVFETPKPPKPEANTVPFAQFSVIR, encoded by the coding sequence ATGGACATGGACTTCGCGCGCTGTGCTCTAACCATGCCTTCCAGACCTCAGCGTGATGGTTCGATAGAATCCCCATCGAGTGTGGCGTACCAAAAACTTCTTGTTCAATGTATTTTGAAGAACAGATCTCGCATCTTCGCATTCAAGAGTGCACCCGAATCACCGGCCCACAAGGTGTCCCAATTTGACGAGGACAATCGACCGCACAAGAAGCAACAGAGGCGAATCCCAAAAGATGCAGATAGGGTTTTGGCTGCTTATGATATCTTAGATGATGATAGGTTGAATCTActcgactggggaagcaataaCATGTTGGCGATTGGCCTCAATGACAAAGTGTGCCTATGGAATGCTGCGAATAAGTCTAGTACGGAGTTTTCACGAGCCCTAGAAGACAACAGCCCTGTCACTAGCATCAGCTGGTCCCCAGACGGCAAAGTTCTAGCTGTGGCATTAGGCAATTCAGATTTAGATCTGGTTGATGCAGCAACAAGACGTGTGTTGGTTGGGATCCAAGGTGACAGCCACTCCTTTGTTTGTTCACTTGCGTGGAGAAGTAATGCAATCTTGACGGTTGGGAGATCCGATGGTAGTATTGTTGATTATGACATTAGAAAAGATGACCGGGCCATCTGTGACTATAGAGGGCATCGACTAGAagtttgtagtcttaaatggACCGAGTTGTTTGGGCGGTATCTGGCAAGCGGAGGGAAGGACAAACTTGTGCACATATGGGACACCCGCATGGCTGTTGCAAATCACCATCCGCGCCAACATCAATTGCTTCACAAGATCAGCAACCACACTTCCACTGTGAGGGCCCTTGATTGGTGCCCTACCAGGAGCAATCtgctggcttctggtggaggACGCAATGATCATTGCATTAAGTTTTGGAATGCTGTTAATGGTGTTTGCTTGAACTCGATTGATACCGGTTCTGAAGTTTGTGCGTTGTTGTGGGACAAGAACAAATCTGAATTGCTGACCTCCCATGGGTTTCCAAACAATCAACTCACCCTGTGGAATTACATATCCATGACGAGAAAAGCTGAGCTTTTTGGTCATTCATCACGTGTTCTTTACTTGGCTGGGAGCCCATTGGGaggtgtagtagcttctgcagCAGAAGATGAGACACTCAAGTTCTGGAATGTCTTTGAGACTCCCAAACCACCAAAACCTGAAGCAAACACTGTGCCCTTTGCCCAATTTAGTGTCATAAGATGA